A stretch of Mesoplodon densirostris isolate mMesDen1 chromosome 9, mMesDen1 primary haplotype, whole genome shotgun sequence DNA encodes these proteins:
- the PPIA gene encoding peptidyl-prolyl cis-trans isomerase A: MVNPTVFFDIAVDGEPLGRVSFELFADKVPKTAENFRALSTGEKGFGYKGSCFHRIIPGFMCQGGDFTRHNGTGGKSIYGEKFDDENFLLKHTGPGILSMANAGPNTNGSQFFICTAKTEWLDGKHVVFGKVKEGMNIVEAMERFGSRNGKTSKKITIADCGQI, from the exons ATGGTCAACCCTACCGTGTTCTTTGACATCGCCGTCGACGGCGAGCCCTTGGGCCGCGTCTCCTTCGAG CTGTTTGCAGACAAAGTTCCAAAGACAGCag AAAACTTCCGTGCTCTGAGCACTGGGGAGAAAGGCTTTGGTTATAAAGGTTCCTGCTTTCACAGAATAATTCCGGGATTTATGTGCCAG GGTGGTGACTTCACACGCCATAATGGCACTGGTGGCAAGTCCATTTATGGGGAGAAATTTGATGATGAGAATTTCCTCCTGAAGCATACGGGTCCTGGCATCTTGTCCATGGCAAATGCTGGCCCCAACACAAACGGTTCCCAGTTTTTCATCTGCACTGCCAAGACTGAGTG GTTGGATGGCAAGCATGTGGTCTTTGGCAAGGTGAAAGAGGGCATGAATATTGTGGAAGCCATGGAGCGCTTTGGGTCCAGGAATGGCAAGACCAGCAAGAAGATCACCATTGCTGACTGTGGACAAATCTAA